In Trifolium pratense cultivar HEN17-A07 linkage group LG7, ARS_RC_1.1, whole genome shotgun sequence, a genomic segment contains:
- the LOC123894279 gene encoding cysteine-rich and transmembrane domain-containing protein WIH2-like, with product MAYYNQNPPAINVNVSAPPPGQPGYPQPGYQGYPPPPPAPQPQVFVTQAPPQTANSGAAETGLMACLAGLCCCCCLEETCCLLCA from the exons ATGGCTTACTACAACCAAAATCCTCCTGCTATTAATGTTAACGTTTCTGCTCCACCTCCTGGACAACCTG GATATCCTCAACCAGGTTATCAAGGgtatcctcctcctcctccagcACCCCAACCTCAAGTTTTTGTCACTCAAGCTCCACCTCAGACTGCAAATTCAGGGGCAGCAGAAACAGGTTTAATGGCATG CCTTGCTGGGTTGTGTTGCTGCTGCTGTTTGGAGGAGACTTGTTGTTTGTTGTGTGCTTGA